The following proteins are encoded in a genomic region of Ctenopharyngodon idella isolate HZGC_01 chromosome 12, HZGC01, whole genome shotgun sequence:
- the tvp23b gene encoding Golgi apparatus membrane protein TVP23 homolog B — translation MRLDPNDDEDVSLFDAEEDSATRKSKIKHPLASFFHLFFRVSAIMVYLLCGLFGGSFIACMVTIILLLSCDFWTVKNITGRLMVGLRWWNQVDDDGKSHWVFESRKATGTQSSASRTSNAESRIFWLGLIICPVIWVVFAFTTLISLKIKWLAVVIMGVVLQGANLYGYVRCKVGARTNLKNMATNYFGRQFLKQAFTKQEES, via the exons ATGAGGCTG GACCCAAATGATGATGAAGATGTGTCTTTATTTGATGCTGAGGAAGATTCAGCCACAAGAAAGAGCAAAATCAA GCATCCGCTGGCGTCCTTCTTCCACCTGTTCTTCCGGGTCAGTGCGATTATGGTCTACCTGCTGTGTGGTTTATTTGGAGGAAGCTTCATCGCCTGTATGGTCACCATCATCCTCCTCCTGTCATGTGACTTCTGGACTGTGAAG AATATCACAGGGCGTCTGATGGTGGGTCTGCGCTGGTGGAATCAAGTGGATGATGATGGAAAAAGCCATTGGGTGTTTGAGTCCAGAAAG gCCACTGGGACTCAGTCTTCAGCATCACGAACCTCAAACGCAGAGTCTCGAATCTTCTGGCTGGGTCTGATCATCTGCCCCGTCATCTGGGTCGTTTTTGCTTTCACTACACTCATCTCTTTAAAGATAAAATGGCTG GCGGTGGTGATAATGGGAGTGGTGTTACAGGGAGCGAACCTCTACGGATATGTGCGCTGTAAAGTGGGAGCCAGAACAAACCTGAAGAACATGGCAACAAATTACTTTGGAAGGCAGTTTCTAAAGCAG gcTTTCACAAAACAAGAGGAATCTTAG